A region of bacterium DNA encodes the following proteins:
- a CDS encoding ubiquinol-cytochrome c reductase iron-sulfur subunit → MADASAPQQLTRRTFLGWWMAMLMTATVVTGLAPILVYLWPAPPKGQKKQPVKVSLDKAIDQLGDGEAIKFDAPTSPNSAFIMADGGGDNAAGDLAFGGFVVKNQGKVEVLAINCSHLGCSVAVNSDKSGFDCPCHGSKFHLDGTVRHGPAAYPLSHLSWKQGDDPNTIQVDGITLGF, encoded by the coding sequence ATGGCAGACGCCTCAGCGCCGCAGCAGCTCACACGACGAACCTTTCTCGGTTGGTGGATGGCCATGCTCATGACGGCGACGGTCGTCACCGGACTCGCTCCCATCCTGGTCTACCTCTGGCCGGCTCCGCCGAAGGGCCAGAAGAAGCAACCGGTGAAGGTTTCTCTCGACAAGGCCATCGATCAGCTCGGTGACGGAGAGGCGATCAAGTTCGACGCTCCGACGAGCCCCAATTCGGCCTTCATCATGGCCGACGGCGGTGGCGACAACGCCGCCGGCGACCTTGCGTTCGGTGGGTTCGTGGTCAAGAACCAGGGCAAGGTGGAGGTGCTCGCCATCAACTGCTCACACCTCGGATGCTCGGTCGCCGTCAACTCGGACAAGTCCGGCTTCGACTGCCCGTGCCACGGCTCAAAGTTCCATCTCGACGGGACCGTGCGCCACGGCCCGGCTGCCTATCCACTTTCGCACCTCAGCTGGAAGCAAGGCGATGACCCCAACACCATCCAGGTGGACGGCATCACCCTCGGGTTTTAG
- the trpS gene encoding tryptophan--tRNA ligase, protein MAERIRILSGMRPTGRFHLGNYLGAAKNWVDLQKQYECFYFVADYHALTTEPDGHTVESKIFDLTADLIAVGLDPSRSVIYQQSKVPEVAELSLLLSMVTPLSWVLRTPTFKEMAKKHPDNVNLGLLSYPVLQGADIVLVKGAGVPVGKDQLPHLELIREVVRKFNRTYAPVFPEPRALLTEAPLIKGTDGKQRMSKTVGNVVGVTDEPEVLRKQVLSMVTDVKRIYRTQPGHPRTCNVCALYKFFFDDWQHYWDLCRRAQIGCHDKKKLLAERMIEKFRPFRELRAELGPEQVGGILEQGSETARAVARQTMAEVRQAIGLPAPR, encoded by the coding sequence ATGGCTGAGCGAATCCGGATCCTCAGTGGCATGCGTCCGACCGGACGTTTCCACCTGGGCAATTACCTCGGCGCCGCCAAGAACTGGGTCGACCTCCAGAAACAGTACGAATGCTTCTACTTCGTCGCTGACTACCACGCCCTGACCACGGAGCCCGACGGCCACACCGTCGAGAGCAAGATCTTCGATCTGACCGCGGACCTGATCGCGGTCGGGCTCGACCCCAGCCGCAGCGTGATCTATCAGCAATCCAAGGTCCCGGAGGTCGCTGAGCTCTCCCTGCTGCTCTCCATGGTCACGCCGCTGAGCTGGGTCCTCCGCACCCCGACCTTCAAGGAGATGGCGAAAAAGCATCCCGACAACGTGAACCTCGGGCTGCTCTCCTACCCCGTCCTCCAGGGCGCCGACATCGTCCTCGTCAAGGGCGCCGGCGTGCCCGTCGGCAAGGATCAGCTGCCTCACCTGGAGCTCATCCGCGAGGTCGTGCGCAAGTTCAACCGCACCTACGCGCCCGTCTTCCCCGAACCTCGCGCCCTCCTCACCGAGGCGCCGCTCATCAAGGGCACGGATGGCAAGCAACGAATGTCGAAGACCGTCGGCAACGTCGTCGGCGTGACCGACGAACCCGAGGTCCTGCGTAAGCAGGTCCTCTCCATGGTCACCGACGTCAAGCGCATCTACAGGACCCAGCCCGGTCATCCCCGCACCTGCAACGTGTGCGCCCTGTACAAGTTCTTTTTCGACGACTGGCAGCACTACTGGGATCTGTGCCGCAGAGCCCAGATCGGATGCCACGACAAGAAGAAACTCCTGGCGGAGCGCATGATCGAGAAGTTCCGTCCGTTTCGCGAGCTCCGGGCCGAGCTCGGCCCGGAACAGGTCGGCGGGATCCTCGAGCAGGGCAGCGAAACAGCCAGGGCCGTCGCGCGCCAGACCATGGCCGAGGTGCGCCAGGCGATCGGCCTGCCGGCCCCGCGCTGA
- a CDS encoding flippase, translating to MAKLSDHDPASDLPAATAGLGSRALRNTVIVLAAKVVGRVIALVTVIAMLNHLRAAPYGTFTTLVNYTAIVSVVLDLGFNVLFVREGARHSNEIQRYLRNIMSIRLLMSVVSLVLLAAVLALAGLGELLVPGFVLMVLTSYSTLLRNALYAVQQLGFEAIAVVLESVVLLGLVLIGIKTGRGVTYFLWAYAAQYAFSCFYFAIVLALKRIAVIGWRFEPALLRAWLWQGLPFALTFVLTILYFRIDQPIVYALRPHVEAGWYGAAYKPFEALLFIPMTFLSVVFPVLSVYHRERPTEQIDAVSRFFKALFLIGWPMSVGIFVLAQPLTSALHLYGPSAPALRILALALSIGFANNAFIGALSASDRQSSFTWAAGWSLVANVALNLALIPAFGYIGASWATVVTEIVLGVAGWVLTARHIGRVPVLQLSWRVVLAGLVMGLAVFPLRDLGGAAIAIPIGAGVAVYAGAALLLRAVTKSEISWARRALALAR from the coding sequence TTGGCGAAGTTGTCAGATCACGACCCAGCCTCCGACCTGCCGGCGGCGACCGCCGGGCTCGGCTCGCGGGCGCTCCGAAACACCGTCATCGTCCTCGCCGCCAAGGTCGTGGGGCGCGTGATCGCGCTGGTCACCGTCATCGCCATGCTGAACCACCTCCGCGCGGCTCCTTACGGCACCTTCACGACCCTGGTCAACTACACGGCGATCGTCAGCGTGGTCCTGGACCTGGGGTTCAACGTCCTGTTCGTCCGCGAGGGCGCCCGCCATTCGAACGAGATCCAGCGGTACCTCCGAAACATTATGTCGATCCGGCTCCTGATGTCGGTTGTGAGCCTGGTCCTGCTGGCCGCCGTGCTCGCCCTCGCCGGGCTGGGTGAGTTGCTCGTGCCCGGCTTCGTGCTCATGGTGTTGACCTCCTACTCGACGCTGCTCCGCAACGCCCTGTACGCGGTCCAGCAGCTGGGCTTCGAGGCCATCGCCGTGGTGCTCGAGAGCGTGGTGCTGCTCGGCCTCGTGCTCATCGGCATCAAGACGGGCCGAGGCGTCACGTACTTCCTGTGGGCGTACGCGGCCCAATACGCCTTCAGCTGCTTCTACTTCGCGATCGTGCTGGCGCTCAAGCGGATCGCGGTGATCGGCTGGCGGTTCGAGCCGGCGCTGCTGCGAGCCTGGCTCTGGCAGGGCCTTCCCTTCGCCCTCACGTTCGTCCTGACCATCCTCTATTTCAGGATCGACCAGCCGATCGTGTATGCCCTCCGGCCGCATGTCGAGGCCGGCTGGTACGGCGCGGCCTACAAGCCCTTCGAGGCCCTGCTGTTCATCCCGATGACCTTTCTGTCGGTCGTGTTTCCGGTCCTTTCCGTGTATCACCGCGAGCGCCCGACCGAGCAGATCGACGCCGTGAGCCGATTCTTCAAGGCGCTGTTCCTGATCGGCTGGCCGATGTCGGTGGGCATCTTCGTGCTCGCCCAACCACTGACCTCCGCGCTGCATCTGTACGGACCCTCGGCGCCCGCGCTGCGCATCCTGGCGCTCGCCCTGAGCATCGGTTTCGCCAACAACGCGTTCATCGGCGCCCTGAGCGCCTCCGACCGCCAATCGTCGTTCACGTGGGCCGCGGGCTGGAGCCTGGTCGCCAACGTCGCGCTGAACCTCGCCCTGATTCCGGCGTTCGGCTACATCGGCGCCAGCTGGGCGACCGTCGTGACCGAGATCGTGCTTGGCGTCGCCGGCTGGGTGCTGACCGCCCGTCACATCGGCCGCGTACCTGTGCTGCAGCTGAGTTGGCGCGTCGTCCTCGCCGGCCTCGTCATGGGTTTGGCCGTGTTCCCCCTCCGCGACCTTGGCGGCGCGGCCATCGCCATCCCGATCGGGGCCGGCGTGGCGGTTTATGCGGGCGCCGCCCTGCTGTTGCGCGCGGTGACCAAGAGCGAGATCTCGTGGGCGAGGCGCGCGCTCGCGTTGGCCCGATGA
- a CDS encoding 3'-5' exonuclease yields the protein MSSKPLFLKPRGAAQPVAWEAIAVDAPELGPQTRLEAAQFVALDVETTGNSPFLVLEIGAERFRLEGPLSFFDTLVDCRAPINPYARKRHHIDRSMLIGAPEFRDARRAFLRFAYGAVLVEHSHDAFDTWLVGRGLESPLEHPIIDTSALARLVLDLPKGQTPGLARLVEELALDITPAHAALGDARATAMVFRALIKRAQENLGWTTVGEVIAALPRPVVDRTPPNRTASAAGRAQGARAQTGPRRSTAPASTPRGTSPAPSGRRERSSRRRRSGSSGSPGGSPA from the coding sequence ATGAGCTCCAAGCCGCTGTTCCTCAAACCGCGCGGCGCGGCGCAGCCCGTCGCCTGGGAAGCGATCGCGGTCGACGCGCCAGAGCTGGGTCCCCAGACCAGGCTCGAGGCCGCCCAGTTCGTCGCGCTGGACGTGGAGACCACCGGCAATTCGCCCTTTCTCGTGCTCGAGATCGGCGCCGAGCGGTTCCGCTTGGAGGGTCCGCTCTCCTTCTTCGACACGCTCGTCGACTGCCGCGCCCCGATCAACCCTTACGCGCGCAAGCGGCATCACATTGACCGATCGATGCTCATCGGCGCGCCCGAGTTCCGGGATGCGCGCCGGGCCTTCCTCCGCTTCGCCTACGGGGCGGTCCTGGTCGAGCACAGTCACGATGCGTTCGACACCTGGCTCGTCGGCCGTGGACTCGAAAGCCCGCTCGAACACCCCATCATCGACACGTCAGCCTTGGCCAGGCTGGTCCTCGACCTGCCGAAGGGCCAGACTCCCGGGCTGGCGCGCCTGGTTGAGGAGCTCGCTCTGGACATCACGCCCGCGCATGCCGCCCTGGGCGACGCCCGCGCCACGGCGATGGTGTTTCGCGCTCTCATCAAGCGGGCGCAGGAGAATCTTGGCTGGACGACGGTCGGGGAGGTCATCGCCGCCCTGCCCCGTCCGGTCGTCGACCGGACGCCGCCTAATCGAACAGCGTCAGCTGCAGGTCGGGCGCAGGGTGCTCGAGCCCAGACAGGCCCACGCCGATCAACCGCACCGGCCTCGACTCCACGTGGGACTTCTCCAGCGCCGAGCGGGCGGCGCGAAAGATCGTCTCGACGTCGTCGGTCGGGCTCGTCCGGCTCACCTGGCGGCTCACCAGCTTGA
- a CDS encoding DNA polymerase IV, with product MPRPDNWPRTILHVDLDAFYTSVHQRDDPKLRGIPVAVAGRSRRAVVMGASYEARAFGVRSAMPLHEALHACPQLMVVTPDGSRYREASRVVHQIFRRYTSPELVEGVALDEAYLDVTARTRHGTSNADEVARRIKFQIHTEVGLTASVGAATSKLVAKVASGTRKPDGLVLVPPESEADFLAPLPIGVIPGLGPKTEERLLAMGLRTVGELAAYETQRLVQALGVGGAVLQRLAQGRDRSPVDGSKPAKTISAETTFEADVSDREQLERALRELTDRVAERLKADGVRARTVYVKLKLPDFKLVSRQVSRTSPTDDVETIFRAARSALEKSHVESRPVRLIGVGLSGLEHPAPDLQLTLFD from the coding sequence ATGCCCCGACCCGACAACTGGCCCCGCACCATCCTCCACGTCGACCTCGACGCCTTCTACACCTCGGTGCATCAGCGGGACGACCCCAAGCTCCGCGGGATCCCGGTGGCCGTCGCGGGGCGCTCGCGCCGGGCCGTGGTCATGGGGGCGTCATACGAGGCGCGGGCGTTCGGCGTGCGCTCGGCGATGCCCCTGCATGAGGCCCTGCATGCCTGCCCCCAGCTGATGGTCGTCACCCCGGACGGGTCTCGATATCGCGAGGCCAGCCGGGTAGTGCACCAAATCTTCCGGCGCTACACGTCGCCGGAGCTGGTCGAGGGCGTCGCTCTCGACGAGGCGTACCTGGACGTGACCGCCCGCACGCGGCATGGGACCTCGAACGCCGATGAGGTGGCGCGACGCATCAAATTTCAGATCCATACCGAGGTGGGTCTGACCGCCTCGGTGGGCGCCGCCACTTCGAAGCTGGTCGCCAAGGTGGCGAGCGGAACCCGCAAACCGGACGGCCTGGTCCTGGTGCCGCCCGAGTCCGAGGCTGACTTTCTCGCCCCCCTCCCCATCGGCGTCATCCCCGGCCTCGGCCCCAAGACGGAAGAGAGGCTTTTGGCCATGGGCCTACGCACGGTCGGCGAGCTCGCCGCCTACGAGACGCAGCGGCTCGTGCAGGCGCTCGGCGTCGGAGGCGCGGTCCTGCAGCGGCTCGCTCAGGGACGCGACCGATCGCCGGTGGACGGCAGCAAGCCGGCCAAGACCATCTCCGCCGAGACGACTTTCGAGGCGGACGTGAGTGATCGCGAGCAGCTCGAAAGGGCGCTCCGAGAGCTGACCGATCGCGTGGCCGAGAGGCTCAAGGCCGACGGCGTGCGCGCCCGCACCGTCTACGTGAAGCTGAAGCTTCCGGATTTCAAGCTGGTGAGCCGCCAGGTGAGCCGGACGAGCCCGACCGACGACGTCGAGACGATCTTTCGCGCCGCCCGCTCGGCGCTGGAGAAGTCCCACGTGGAGTCGAGGCCGGTGCGGTTGATCGGCGTGGGCCTGTCTGGGCTCGAGCACCCTGCGCCCGACCTGCAGCTGACGCTGTTCGATTAG
- a CDS encoding spore coat protein, producing the protein MKGVILAGGTGSRLHPLTRITNKHLLPIYDRPMISYAIEALVKAGVSEMMLVTGGTHAGEFLRLLGNGQEFGIDRLFYAYQEKPGGIAEALSLAERFVGGDRTVVLLGDNIFERSIRHCVEAFRRQERGARVVLSHESDPEHLRHLGVAQINGDRRIERILEKPEHPPSEFAVTGVYFYDETVWQVLPELQPSGRGELEITDVNNWYLDHGLMEYDVLEGFWGDAGESMNAYYAVHDFVRAHGANREP; encoded by the coding sequence ATGAAGGGAGTCATCCTCGCGGGCGGTACCGGCAGCCGGCTGCATCCGCTGACACGCATCACCAACAAGCACCTGCTCCCGATCTACGACCGGCCGATGATCAGCTACGCCATCGAAGCCCTGGTCAAGGCCGGCGTCTCGGAGATGATGCTCGTCACCGGGGGCACCCACGCGGGGGAGTTCCTCCGGCTCCTGGGCAACGGGCAGGAGTTCGGCATCGATCGCCTCTTCTACGCGTACCAGGAGAAGCCGGGCGGCATCGCCGAGGCGCTGAGCCTCGCCGAGAGGTTCGTGGGTGGCGACCGCACGGTCGTCCTGCTCGGCGACAACATCTTCGAGCGGTCGATCCGGCACTGCGTCGAAGCCTTTCGTCGGCAGGAGCGCGGGGCTCGCGTCGTGCTCTCGCACGAATCAGACCCGGAGCATTTGAGGCACCTGGGCGTGGCTCAGATCAATGGCGACCGCCGGATCGAGCGCATCCTCGAGAAGCCCGAGCACCCGCCAAGTGAATTCGCGGTCACCGGTGTCTATTTCTATGACGAGACGGTATGGCAGGTGCTGCCCGAGCTCCAGCCTTCCGGCCGGGGCGAGCTGGAGATCACCGACGTCAACAACTGGTACCTGGATCACGGCCTCATGGAGTACGACGTGCTCGAGGGCTTCTGGGGCGATGCCGGGGAGTCGATGAACGCCTATTACGCGGTCCACGACTTCGTGCGCGCGCACGGCGCCAACCGGGAGCCCTGA
- the rfbB gene encoding dTDP-glucose 4,6-dehydratase: MTRSPKRLLVAGAAGFIGSNFVRLLRSTRPDVQITVLDKLTYAGNLANLVDFEGQPGYRFVHGDICDAELVNSLAAQSDAIVNFAAETHVDRSLMDPFAFIETDVRGTAVLCEAARQHGHEVFLLVSTDEVYGDVAHGRSREDDAIRPRSPYSASKAGGEHIARAYAESFGLPLLVTRGSNNYGPYQYPEKLVPVLITNAIDDLPLPLYNDGSAVRDYIYVEDHCRAIDRVLHEAPVGGVYNVGTGAETSGKQVAEAVLDIIGKPRSLIQYVADRPGHDYRYALDIARITELGWEPKVTLAEGLQRTARWYQEHPEWWRPLKSGEYWEYYKKNYRPLDGTAEEALPRPGRGDPKGSPSA; this comes from the coding sequence GTGACCCGTTCCCCCAAGCGGCTCCTGGTCGCCGGAGCGGCGGGCTTCATCGGCTCCAACTTCGTGCGCCTGCTCCGCTCCACCCGCCCGGATGTGCAAATCACCGTGCTGGACAAGCTCACCTATGCGGGGAACCTCGCGAACCTCGTCGACTTCGAGGGCCAGCCCGGTTACAGATTCGTTCACGGCGACATCTGCGACGCGGAGCTCGTCAACTCATTGGCCGCGCAGTCCGATGCGATCGTCAACTTCGCGGCCGAGACCCACGTCGACCGCTCGCTCATGGATCCGTTCGCGTTCATCGAAACCGACGTGCGCGGGACCGCCGTGCTGTGCGAGGCCGCGCGCCAGCACGGCCACGAGGTCTTCCTGCTGGTGAGCACCGACGAGGTCTACGGCGACGTGGCCCACGGCCGCTCACGAGAGGACGACGCGATCCGTCCGCGAAGTCCCTATTCCGCGAGCAAGGCCGGCGGCGAGCACATCGCCCGTGCGTACGCGGAAAGCTTCGGGCTGCCGCTCCTGGTGACACGCGGATCCAACAACTACGGCCCTTACCAGTACCCCGAAAAGCTCGTGCCGGTGCTGATCACGAACGCGATCGACGACCTGCCGCTGCCGCTGTACAACGACGGTTCAGCCGTGCGCGACTACATCTACGTCGAGGACCACTGCCGCGCCATCGACCGGGTGCTGCACGAGGCCCCGGTGGGCGGGGTCTACAACGTGGGCACGGGGGCTGAGACCAGCGGCAAGCAGGTCGCCGAGGCCGTGCTCGACATCATCGGCAAGCCGAGGAGCCTCATCCAGTACGTCGCCGACCGCCCCGGCCACGACTACCGCTACGCGCTCGACATCGCGCGGATCACGGAGCTGGGATGGGAGCCGAAGGTCACCCTGGCCGAGGGGTTGCAGCGGACAGCGCGCTGGTACCAGGAGCATCCCGAGTGGTGGCGGCCGCTCAAGTCGGGGGAGTACTGGGAGTACTACAAGAAGAACTACCGGCCGCTTGACGGCACGGCGGAGGAGGCCCTCCCGCGCCCGGGTCGCGGGGACCCCAAAGGCAGCCCCTCCGCGTAG
- a CDS encoding glycosyltransferase, with protein sequence MSAVTPALSVVIPVYNEGENVVPTLRRLVERSRTRPLEVLVVHDFDEDTTVPVVRRLQSEMPELGLHRNTLGRGVLNAMKSGLRAARAPYVLITMGDGSDDASDIDPMYELARGGADVVAGSRYMRGGRQLGGPLLKRTLSRAAGLSLHWLGGVPVHDATSNFRLYSKRLLNRVTIESTGGFELGLELTVKAHLLGMRVAEVPTTWRDRTAGQSRFRLWHWLPRYLHWYRRGLAGRFRTRR encoded by the coding sequence CTGAGCGCGGTCACACCGGCGCTCAGCGTCGTCATCCCCGTCTACAACGAGGGCGAGAACGTGGTGCCGACGCTTCGCCGCCTCGTCGAGCGCTCTCGGACCCGGCCTCTGGAGGTGCTGGTCGTGCACGACTTCGACGAGGACACGACCGTCCCGGTGGTCAGGCGGCTGCAATCGGAGATGCCCGAGCTGGGCCTGCACCGCAACACCCTCGGCCGGGGCGTCCTCAACGCCATGAAGTCGGGCTTGCGGGCGGCGAGAGCGCCCTACGTGCTCATCACCATGGGCGACGGCTCCGACGACGCGAGCGACATCGATCCCATGTATGAGCTGGCCCGTGGCGGAGCCGACGTCGTCGCGGGCTCGCGCTACATGCGCGGCGGCCGCCAGCTCGGCGGCCCGCTCCTCAAGCGGACGCTGTCACGGGCGGCCGGCCTTTCCCTTCACTGGTTGGGCGGCGTCCCGGTGCACGACGCGACGAGCAACTTCCGGCTCTACTCCAAGCGCCTCCTGAACCGGGTCACGATCGAATCGACCGGCGGGTTCGAGCTGGGCCTCGAGCTGACCGTGAAGGCTCACCTGCTCGGGATGCGCGTCGCGGAGGTGCCGACCACCTGGCGGGATCGCACGGCGGGTCAGAGTCGTTTCCGGCTGTGGCATTGGCTGCCCCGCTACCTGCACTGGTACCGCCGTGGGCTCGCGGGACGTTTCAGGACGAGGCGATGA
- a CDS encoding NAD(P)-dependent oxidoreductase, with product MKVLVTGAAGFICGYLVAELLHAGHEVVGVDNFSKYGPVKRGHDTDPRYRLVEGDAKDAALLTELAVDCDHLVAGAAMIGGISYFHEFAYDLLAENERICAATFDAAITARRLGRLRKITVLSSSMVFESAAVFPTPEEAALTSPPPRSTYGFQKLATEYFAHGAHEQYGLPFTIVRPFNCVGIGERRALRDHQVMSGNVKLAMSHVVPDLCQKVLKGQAPLHILGDGHQVRHYTYGGDLARGIRLAMESEKAVNEDFNISTARSTTVHELAEVIWRKVHGPDRALRLVSDPPYEHDVKLRVPDVRKAREVLGFEATTSLEEMLDEVIPWIREEIQAGRI from the coding sequence TTGAAAGTCCTGGTCACCGGCGCCGCCGGGTTCATCTGCGGCTACCTCGTCGCCGAGCTGCTCCACGCCGGGCACGAGGTCGTCGGGGTTGACAACTTCAGCAAGTACGGGCCGGTCAAGCGCGGCCACGACACCGATCCGCGGTACCGGCTGGTCGAGGGCGATGCCAAAGACGCGGCGCTCCTGACCGAGCTCGCCGTGGACTGCGACCACCTGGTCGCGGGGGCGGCGATGATCGGCGGGATCTCCTACTTCCATGAGTTTGCGTACGACCTGCTGGCCGAGAACGAGCGGATCTGTGCGGCCACGTTTGACGCGGCGATCACCGCCCGTCGACTCGGACGGCTCCGGAAGATCACCGTGCTCTCGAGCAGCATGGTGTTCGAATCGGCGGCGGTCTTCCCCACCCCGGAGGAGGCCGCGCTGACGAGCCCGCCTCCACGATCGACGTATGGATTCCAGAAGCTGGCGACCGAGTATTTCGCCCATGGCGCGCACGAGCAATACGGCCTGCCGTTCACGATCGTGAGGCCCTTCAACTGCGTCGGCATCGGAGAGCGGCGGGCCCTGCGCGACCATCAGGTCATGAGCGGGAACGTCAAGCTGGCGATGAGCCACGTGGTCCCGGACCTGTGCCAGAAGGTGCTCAAGGGCCAGGCGCCGCTTCACATCCTCGGCGACGGCCACCAGGTGCGGCACTACACCTACGGCGGCGACCTGGCGCGCGGCATCCGCCTCGCGATGGAATCCGAGAAGGCCGTGAACGAGGACTTCAACATCTCGACCGCGCGTTCGACGACGGTGCATGAGCTGGCGGAGGTCATCTGGCGCAAGGTGCACGGTCCCGACCGCGCGCTGCGGCTGGTCTCGGACCCGCCGTACGAGCACGACGTGAAGCTGCGAGTGCCCGACGTGCGCAAGGCCCGCGAGGTCCTCGGCTTCGAGGCCACGACGTCGCTCGAGGAGATGCTCGACGAGGTGATCCCGTGGATTCGCGAAGAGATCCAGGCCGGACGGATCTGA
- a CDS encoding nucleotide sugar dehydrogenase, producing the protein MGPLDLVVVGGCGHVGLPLALALADCGYQVGIDDVDAAKVEQVRSGSVPFLEKGAAELLGTLLPSGRLELASDPSLLERTDTIILVIGTPIDEFMNPSVRIFERVLDDLVPHLKDGCLVVLRSTVFPGTTESVERRLRAAGIEAEVVFCPERIAEGHALEELRTLPQLVGASSDTAFERASRLFQRLGVAVVRTTPLEAELAKLLTNTWRYMKFAIANQFFQIAHRSGLDYNRVLDAIRHDYPRAADLPGPGFAAGPCLLKDTMQLSAYTPDHFPMGQAAMQINEGLPNYIVDTINSRRPLSGRTVGILGMAFKGESDDPRASLSYKLRKLAAFKGARVMCTDPYVEDPSFEPLEKVLREAEVLVIAAPHRAYRSLELDGREVVDIWGITGPIRL; encoded by the coding sequence ATGGGCCCCCTGGACCTTGTCGTCGTCGGCGGCTGCGGCCACGTCGGCCTGCCGCTCGCGCTGGCGCTGGCCGACTGCGGCTACCAGGTGGGCATCGATGACGTCGACGCGGCCAAGGTGGAGCAGGTGAGGTCGGGGAGCGTGCCCTTCCTGGAGAAGGGAGCGGCGGAGCTGCTCGGGACGCTCCTACCGAGCGGGCGCCTCGAGCTGGCTTCGGACCCGAGCCTGCTCGAACGCACCGACACCATCATCCTGGTCATCGGGACGCCGATCGACGAGTTCATGAACCCGTCGGTGCGGATCTTCGAGAGGGTGCTCGATGATCTCGTGCCCCACCTCAAGGACGGCTGCCTCGTCGTGCTCCGGTCGACCGTGTTCCCGGGCACCACCGAGTCGGTGGAGCGGCGGCTGCGCGCCGCCGGCATCGAGGCGGAGGTGGTCTTCTGCCCGGAACGGATCGCCGAAGGCCATGCCCTGGAGGAGCTTCGGACTCTGCCTCAGCTGGTCGGGGCCTCTTCCGATACCGCCTTCGAGAGGGCGAGCCGCCTGTTCCAGCGGTTGGGGGTCGCCGTCGTCCGCACCACGCCGCTCGAGGCGGAGCTCGCGAAGCTTCTCACCAACACCTGGCGCTACATGAAGTTCGCGATCGCCAACCAGTTCTTTCAGATCGCCCACCGTTCGGGCCTCGACTACAACCGTGTGCTGGACGCCATCCGCCACGACTACCCGCGAGCCGCCGACCTTCCGGGTCCCGGCTTCGCCGCCGGGCCGTGCCTGTTGAAGGACACGATGCAGCTGTCCGCATACACGCCCGATCATTTCCCGATGGGTCAGGCCGCGATGCAGATCAACGAAGGCTTGCCCAACTACATCGTCGACACCATCAACTCCCGCCGGCCTCTGTCGGGGCGCACCGTCGGGATACTCGGCATGGCCTTCAAGGGCGAGTCCGACGACCCGCGCGCGTCGCTCAGCTACAAGCTGCGTAAGCTGGCGGCCTTCAAGGGGGCGCGCGTGATGTGCACCGACCCGTACGTCGAAGATCCCTCTTTCGAGCCGCTGGAGAAGGTGCTGCGGGAAGCTGAGGTGCTGGTGATCGCCGCCCCCCATCGCGCATACCGATCACTCGAACTGGACGGGCGCGAGGTGGTCGACATCTGGGGCATCACGGGACCAATCCGGTTGTGA